In the Plasmodium gaboni strain SY75 chromosome 13, whole genome shotgun sequence genome, ataaaaaatatagtaATAGTACTATAGTTGATAGTGAAAAGGCTATGAATTCTACGTATGGTAACTTTTTATTACCAAATGGGGTTTATAATAATGCATtatatatggaaaatatgaataagAACAATATGgtatatgaaaataataaaaaggacattaatacaataaattataataataataaaaaggatattaatacaataaataataataataatatttattatagTACGAATAATAAATCTCCTAACAATATTCAAAAGTTAAATATGAGCAATTCAATGATGAGAACTAACAACTTTAGAAATCATGCCAGTATATACAGAAATAGTTATATGGAAAATAAACCAGATGACATGTATTTAAATAGCTACACAACAAAAGCTAATATCATCAACAgcaacaacaacaataataataataataatagtaattATGTTGCTAATAGTAGTATTAATAATGCTTTTCCTtataaacaatattatGACAGTAACAAAAATGGAAACAATCAACATAGATTAAATGTTCCAAGTAATATGGTTCATAATATCAATAATTCGAGAACAAGAAGTCCAAGTACATGTTCAGCAGATGGAATCAGTGCATATGTAGTGGAATATGTTGGTGAcgaaaataaaatttacAGTAATGGAAATACACCTATTTCTTCTAAGAAACAATGGAAGGAAGTAATTATTCCTTTAAAGGAGTACCAGTAAATCAAAAGTAAacacatacatatatatatatatatatatatatatatatatatatatgtatatcaCACGCTTTTGAAATGGTTATATGGTATTGATAAAACagatttattttatatttatctgatatattttttagactttttttcttatatataaaaatgtgcagattaataaaaataataaaagaagCTCAAGTAAAAAAACATCAACATTGCATATATTGAATGTGTTTGttctgtttttttttttttttttcttttttttaaaatcatttttttctcttatactttataaaaacatatataaacgtgaacattttttttaacaatatataacgaatgaatatattaaaagaaaaaaaaaaaaaaaaaaaaaatttctataaatgtgaaatacatttttaaagTTAATTTCTTAAAAcattgatatatattaatatttaaatggAAGCTATAATTTTGCTTAAAAACTAATAagtaaataataaataaaaaataataaaataaataatatatatttattttatattagAATGTATTTGaaaattacaaaaatatagaaaaaatataataaaatatacagCATGCAATAGAATATAAAGTATGATTctatacattatataaacaagattacattataatatacctattttggtatatatatatatatatatatatgtaataaatatataacattataTGTGATagtttataatatgaagataattaatattaaaaaaaaaaaaaaaaaaaatttactTGTTTACATTTTTAAGAGAACGTTAAAAAAATCAACAAAATAAgaacatattattttttgaaatataaattaaaaagggagataaatataaatatattaatatagtatttaaaaaaaatatatatttttgtaaaaaaaaaattaaatataagatataaagctaaaaaaaatatatttatatatatataattatataatatatatatatttaaatagaaagatgtttttttaaagctataaaaaagtaataatatattattatatcatatatataatatattatatttatatgtatacatatttttataaccttttaaaaaaatatttttattattttattttgaacACGTAAATTTTTCATAGTGCATgttatttttcattttatatataaatatatgttaatttaatttatattttttctcttaaatatatatatatatatatattttaaaagtaggtttttttttttttttttttttttttttttttttttttttttttttttttttttttttttttttttttttttttttttttttttttttttttttttttttttttttttttttttttttttttttttttttttttttttttttttttttttttttttttttttttgttttttgATACAGAAGTTTCAGAGATGAAAGTTTTACTATACAACATcctttttgttttatattcGATTTGTGCCCTTTGCTTAAAAGAAAGGAATAATGgtatataaattatttagactatatatatatttaatatatgttacCTGTAGATATGTGTATAATATCTTATTTTTAACGTTTTATAACCTTTgttgaatatataaatattattattatttatggatttttctttttgcaagaaataaatttttatggtttcttatatatatatatatatatatatatatatataaatatatataatatatatattttattttgtttattcCTTTATTTCGTTCCATcgttatatatatatatatatatatttttttttttgtttgttcctattttgattatatgaatataatgAGAGTTCTTTTCATCGCTTTAGCTTTTTCTTTCATAGGATTTTCGAAAAGAGGAGAAGGGCGACATTTGTTTGGAAGGAACCAAATGAAGTCACAAGATATtgaaaagaataataaagaattatcaaataaaatGGATTCACAAGATCCTaaacaatatataacatatcTTTATCATAGTAGTATTTGTCAGTATTGCACTAAAGTAACATCTATGttagaaaataatgataatgttcagattataaaatttaaagaaaatgataaaatagAAGATTTTGgtaaatttaaaaaacctattgttgttttattaaagaatataaataaagaaaattcTTTAGAAAGAAGTATATTCTTTGACgaattaaaaagaaaaggaaaaaaagTTCAAGTACCTGCATTAGAagtaaataatattattatatttgaatcagatgaaattataaaattttataaaaaattattgCAAAAAGTATCAGATGATGAACAATCTTCACTTCCAAATAGGAGgaatataaagaattataaaaaaaataattatagcgattatgatattaatgatgatgatgatgataataataataacgATGATGATTATGATTTCAATACCAGATAAAATACGCAATCaggaaaaagaaaaaaaaaaatgtaaacATAATGATGaacatattaaattataatataataatactgCACTTTTTTAACTTCATAAGTATCATAAATGTGTAAAggaattattatttaaaaaatattatgtaatttttttttttttctatataatgACAAATTAAGAAATGAAGAGGATTTTATTTACTCATgagaaaatattttgaatatatataaatatttagGTTACACCAATATTATGTAGAAAcctttttttgttcttaATATATCGAATAGATAAATCCTTGCATAGGATATTTTGTAGTATATTCTTGTTATAGATAAATCATTTTGTATATActataaaatataacacCCATAAAAATTCTTATAGACAATTTATAGATTTgtctattattattgttattaatGGTGTAAGGAAACaatttgatatatatatatatatattattttattaaaaaataatatatataaattgtGGTTAATAAGAATTACCCAATACgtgtatgtatatataaatttattcgtatatcattttattttattttattttattttattttattttattttattttattttgttttcaaaaatttttaattttaaattgttttattttatccatttttaaaaattcatattatatatatgaatacTTTTAATTAGACAAAAACTGTCtgcttttttttctttttttttttttttttttttttttttttttttttttttttttttttttttttttttttttttttttttttttttttttttttttttttttttttttttttttttttttttttttttttttttttttttaattttttttttttttttttttttttttttttttttttttatNNNNNNNNNNNNNNNNNNNNNNNNNNNNNNNNNNNNNNNNNNNNNNNNNNNNNNNNNNNNNNNNNNNNNNNNNNNNNNNNNNNNNNNNNNNNNNNNNNNNNNNNNNNNNNNNNNNNNNNNNNNNNNNNNNNNNNNNNNNNNNNNNNNNNNNNNNNNNNNNNNNNNNNNNNNNNNNNNNNNNNNNNNNNNNNNNNNNNNNNNNNNNNNNNNNNNNNNNNNNNNNNNNNNNNNNNNNNNNNNNNNNNNNNNNNNNNNNNNNNNNNNNNNNNNNNNNNNNNNNNNNNNNNNNNNNNNNNNNNNattttttaatttatatattttttaatttattttttatatattttttattttatattttttttttttttttttatatatatatattattttttaaaattatataaaaaataaataaataaataaattaaacaaaattgatattttaaaaaaaaaaaaaaaaaaaaaaaaaaaaaaaaaaaaaaatatatatatatatatatatatatatatatatatatattttaccATCCATATTTTTCACTTGTTGTTCTTCTTTTATTGTTGTTTGTCTTTTGCAAAATTTCATATTCCTTTTCGACTGCTTCTTTGGCTAGCCAATTAATTTGatgttttcttttttgattttttcCATGAATTATTGCTTTATCAAAAGTATTATTAACTGGATTATATACCTTTGTTTTTATGGTATATTTTTgactttttttttcttcttgtattatatttggTTTCCATTCACTTAAAATTTCTCTCTGATCAACAACAGGgattttattaatatctatattcatttctttatttttagaaaaccctaaattattaaaattatttttttttgatttattatttatatatatataattattattattattattattatatgatacCGGATTTATACTATTCATCatcatattaaaattaGCCGGATGAGGgtaatttaaatattgataataatagttCTCATTTTGATATGTATTTTGTGAGTAATAAGTATTATGCATATTATGACTAATATTAGGTTGGttggtatatatatgattgTATTGATTTTGaggatatatatttatatcattatttatattatttatagGACATAAATTATTAGATGTATTTTGTTTACAAccaatttttttatcatttatattctttttgttttttataataGACGTTGattcattattttgatatgtatagttaatattattatcatcacaAGTTTTATTGTcacatattttattgtcacatattttattgtcACATATTTTATCGTCACATATTTTATCGTCACATATTTTATCGTCACATATTTTATCGTCACATATTTTATCATCACATATTTTATCGTCACATAtttcatcatcatattgattatttttggaatttttgttttcttcTTCCTCATCTTCACTCGAATTATATAAGCTCAATAAATTACTTAAGTTTTTCTTTGCATCATCGTTATTTTGTTGAAGcttgtttattttttgtttgttatttttatttatatctgTTATTATTTCGTCATCATCtttgtttttaatttcttcaattttattttctgCCTTTTCATCTTGCTCTTCTTCTTCTTGTTcgttttttatttcttgagaagtatatttttttttcttttgcttcattttattattatttatttattttataatttttttttcattatatatatgaaaaatgatataataaataaataatatatatggagccttttaataatgagcaaaaaaaaaaaataaataaataaataaaataaaataataaataaataaaataaaataaaacatatattatatatatatatatatatatatatatatatatatgcatttAATGATGTTCctgtttttttaaattttgttttaattttgatataatattgtatatatatataatatgtataatcCTCATGAGGTATGTGTTTCTCTTATTTAATTTAACATTTTTAGAATGgttttgaatatattattatttcatatcCTTTCATTTAATCATGTTATGacataaattttatatttatatttattcttccattattttttttttttttgtttgtttttttttttttttttttttttttaaatatttaaaatgtttATGAAACTGATATATGCTTGGTCCATATACATTTTGATATACACTAAATGTAACTCTTATATTctgagaaaaaaatatttggataatttattttttgtcAATTATGACAGAGTTCCTTTTTACGATTATAATAAGAGGTGTATTGTATATGACAAAGCTAATAAGGGATTGAGATTAAAAAAGCAgagaatatataaaaaagaagaaaatgatgaaaGAGAGAAATTAAAGAATAATAGATTTACAAGGTGTTATCTGTTAAAGAACATTGAATTTAGAcaatatgataaaaaattaaagaagAGAAGAAAAGATAAAGAAGGAAATCTTTATAGTAGTAAGTTTGATAAGATATTTAAAGAATCATTTAATGAAGatgataaattaaaaaaaagtgaaTT is a window encoding:
- a CDS encoding hypothetical protein (conserved Plasmodium protein, unknown function~transcript variant 1; alternatively spliced) gives rise to the protein MKVLLYNILFVLYSICALCLKERNNGFSKRGEGRHLFGRNQMKSQDIEKNNKELSNKMDSQDPKQYITYLYHSSICQYCTKVTSMLENNDNVQIIKFKENDKIEDFGKFKKPIVVLLKNINKENSLERSIFFDELKRKGKKVQVPALEVNNIIIFESDEIIKFYKKLLQKVSDDEQSSLPNRRNIKNYKKNNYSDYDINDDDDDNNNNDDDYDFNTR
- a CDS encoding hypothetical protein (conserved Plasmodium protein, unknown function); the protein is MKQKKKKYTSQEIKNEQEEEEQDEKAENKIEEIKNKDDDEIITDINKNNKQKINKLQQNNDDAKKNLSNLLSLYNSSEDEEEENKNSKNNQYDDEICDDKICDDKICDDKICDDKICDDKICDDKICDNKICDNKICDNKTCDDNNINYTYQNNESTSIIKNKKNINDKKIGCKQNTSNNLCPINNINNDINIYPQNQYNHIYTNQPNISHNMHNTYYSQNTYQNENYYYQYLNYPHPANFNMMMNSINPVSYNNNNNNNYIYINNKSKKNNFNNLGFSKNKEMNIDINKIPVVDQREILSEWKPNIIQEEKKSQKYTIKTKVYNPVNNTFDKAIIHGKNQKRKHQINWLAKEAVEKEYEILQKTNNNKRRTTSEKYGW
- a CDS encoding hypothetical protein (conserved Plasmodium protein, unknown function~transcript variant 2; alternatively spliced) encodes the protein MKVLLYNILFVLYSICALCLKERNNAFSFIGFSKRGEGRHLFGRNQMKSQDIEKNNKELSNKMDSQDPKQYITYLYHSSICQYCTKVTSMLENNDNVQIIKFKENDKIEDFGKFKKPIVVLLKNINKENSLERSIFFDELKRKGKKVQVPALEVNNIIIFESDEIIKFYKKLLQKVSDDEQSSLPNRRNIKNYKKNNYSDYDINDDDDDNNNNDDDYDFNTR